TGACGCTGGATTGCGCTGCGATCACAGTCCTGTGATCGCAACCAAAGGGCGAATCGAGATGAGCACGAGAAACTATGTCGCAGAGGTGATCGGTACCTTCTGGCTGACCTTCGCCGGCTGCGGCAGCGCCGTGATCGCGGCGGGCTTTCCGCAGGTCGGCATCGGGTTGCTTGGTGTATCTCTCGCGTTCGGTCTGACCGTCGTCACCATGGCCTATTCGATCGGCCATATCTCCGGCTGTCATCTCAACCCGGCCGTCACGATCGGCCTCGCCGCCGGCGGGCGCTTCCCGGCCGGCCAGGTGGTGCCCTACATCGTCGCCCAGGTCATCGGCGCCATCCTCGCCGCCACCGTGCTCTATTTCATCGCGGTCGGCGCGCCTGGTTTCGATCTCGCCAAGGGCTTCGCCTCGAACGGCTATGGCGAGCATTCGCCCGGCAAATACGGCCTGGCCTCGGCCTTCCTGACCGAGGTGGTGATGACCATGATGTTCCTGTTCATCATCATGGGCGCGACCCATGGCAAGGCGCCGGCCGGTTTCGCGCCGCTCGCCATCGGCCTCGGCCTCGCCCTGATCCACCTGGTCAGCATCCCGGTCACCAACACCTCGGTGAACCCGGCGCGTTCGACCGGCCCGGCGCTTTTCGTCGGTGGCTGGGCCCTGCAGCAGCTCTGGCTGTTCTGGCTGGCGCCGATCATCGGCGGCGTAATTGGCGGCGTCCTCTATCGCTGGCTGAGCGGCGAGTCGCAGGACCAGGTCACCGGCTGACCCCGGCGCCTGCCGCGCAATATCCGCAACCCGAGGTCAGGCCTGGATCGGCCTGGCCTCGATCACGACGAAGGCCTGGGCCAAAGGCGGATCGTCGGTCAGCGAGACATGCACGACCGCCTCATGGCCCGGCGGTACCATCTGCGCGAGACGCGCCGCAGCGCCGCCGGTCAGCCGCATGGTCGGCCGCCCGCTCGGCAGGTTCACCACTTCCATGTCGCGCCAGAACACGCCGGACCTGATGCCGGTGCCGAGCGCCTTCGAGCAGGCCTCCTTGGCTGCGAAGCGACGGGCATAGGAGGCCGCGCGCGTGGCTCGGCGATCGGATTTCGCCTGCTCGCCCGGAGTGAAGATGCGCTGCGTGAAGCGCTCGCCAAAGCGGGCGAGCGAGTTCTCGATGCGGCGGATGTCGCAGAGATCGGAGCCGATGCCGAGGATCATTCCAGCGGTCTAGCTGGCCGCGCGGCCCTCGTCCATCGCTCGCCGCATCACGGCGATGGCCGTCTCCAGCCCGACGAAGATCGCTTCGCCGATCAGGAAATGGCCGATGTTGAACTCGACGAAGGCGCGAACGCCGGCGAGCTTGCGCGCGGTGTCGTAGTCGAGCCCATGGCCGGCATGGACTTCGAGGCCCAGCGAGGCGGCAAAGGCTGCGCCACTGGCGAGCCGCTGGAACTCGGCCTCGGCCTTGTCGGCATGGCCGTCGGCGACGGCGTGGCACCAGGTGCCGGTATGCAGCTCGACCACCGGCGCACCGAGCTTCGCGGCCATCGCGATCGGCGCCTCGTCGGCCTCGATGAACAGCGAGACGCGGCAACCCGCGGCCTTCAGCCGGGCGATCGGGGCAGCGAGCGCCTGCGCCTGGCCGACGACATCGAGCCCGCCCTCGGTGGTGCGTTCCTCGCGCTTCTCGGGCACGAGACAGGCGGCATGCGGCTTGAACCTCTCGGCGAGGCCGATCATCTCCGCTGTCGCGGCCAGCTCGAAATTGAGCGGCTTGGACAATTCGGTTGCCAGCCTTGCCATGTCGGCGTCGCGGATATGGCGTCGGTCTTCGCGCAAGTGGGCGGTGATGCCGTCGGCGCCGGCGGCCACCGCGAGAAGGGCGGCACGCACCGGATCGGGCAGGGCGCCGCCGCGGGCATTTCGCACGGTCGCAACGTGGTCGATGTTCACGCCCAGGCGCAAGCGGTTCTCAGTCATCGTCGCCCCTCCGTTATCTGCCGTCTACGCCGCACTCGGCAACGGTTCAAGGCAAGCAATGTGATCGACACCGTCAGCGTTCTTGATCAATTGATGCACGCAATGCGTGCAGTGACTGAAAATGCACGAAATCTGCGGCGTGACTGTTGTTAAGTCCTGGAACCTAGCCTCCGAAATCTCCCTGAGGCGTTTCCAGACCTGTCATGCAGCTTCCCGCGAACCATCGGCAGTTCGAGAGCGAGGTTACCCCCGATCGGCGCGACGCGAACCAGCCGTCCGACCGTGCCCTCGGCCGCGTGATCGCCTGTTCGGGCTCGCGAGCCACGATAGCGGCAAGCGCATCGGGGGCGACGCCGGGCACGCTGGACGGCTGCGCGATCGGCCGCCTGCTCTCGATCAATCTCGGCACCAGCCGAATCGTCGGGCTGGTCTACGAGATGCGTGCGCTGGAGGCGGCCTGGAACGAGGCCGGGTCCAATTCCATAGCGGTCGAGGTCGAGCTGCTCGGCGAGGTCGTTGATGGCGAGAACGGCACTGCGCGTTTCGACAGCGGCATCACCACCTATCCGCCGATCGGAGCGCCGGCGCACCGCATCCGGTCGCGCGACCTGGAGCGCATCCACGACCTCGGTCAGCGCAAGGGCGTCGTTCTCGGCAGCCTGACGCAGGATGCGGACGTCGCGGCGAGCGTCGACATCGAGCGCCTGCTGTCGCGGCATTTTGCCGTGCTCGGCACCACCGGTGTCGGCAAATCGAGCGCCGTCGCGCTGATCCTGCGCAAGGCGGTCGCGGCCAAACCGAACCTGCGCGTGCTGATCCTCGACCCCCACAACGAATACGCCCACGCCTTCCCCGAGAACTCCGCGCGGATCGATGCGAGCACGCTCGACCTGCCGTTCTGGCTGTTCCGCTTCGAGGAGTTCGCCGACATCGTCTTCCGCGGCCGTCCGCCGCTCGAGGACGAGGCCGAGATCCTGCGCGAGGTCATCGCCGTCGCGCGCAGCCGCTACCGCACCGTGTCGCCGCAGGACATGGCGCGCGATCTCGGCAGCAGCGTGCTGAAGCGGCCGCTGGAGCTCGGCGCCGCACGTCGCCCGGCCGAAGCCAGCGGAGCAGCCGAGCTCGCCGCGCCGTATCGCCTCGCCGATCTCTTCGCGGCGATCGACGAGCTGATCGGTCTCCACGAACTGCGCTATCCGCGTCCGACCCTGCGCGCGCTCAGGGTGCGGCTGGAGACGCTGCACGGCGACCCGCGCTACGGCTTCCTCTTCGCCCATGCCAACAGCATGGAGACGATCGCCCCGGTGATCAGCCAGGTCTTCCGCGTTCCGCATCGGGGCCGGCCGATCACCGTCTTCCAGCTCGCCGGGCTGCCCTCGGAGGTCGTCAACGCCGTCGCGTCCAGCCTGGCGCGGCTCGCCTTCGACCTCGCCATGGCGAGCCGCGGCAGCTACGAAATCCTGCTGCTCTGCGAGGAAGCGCATCGCTATGTGCCGCAGGACCAGGCGCTCGGCTTCGCACCGACGCGCCAGGCCATCGCCCGCATTGCCAAGGAGGGGCGCAAATACGGCGCTTATCTCGGCCTGGTGACGCAGCGTCCCGGCGAACTCGACCCGACCATCCTGTCGCAATGCTCGACCGTCTTCGCCATGCGCCTCGGCAATGATCGCGACCAGGAGATCATCCGCGCCGCGATCGCCGATGCCTCGGCCAGCACCATCGCCTTCCTCTCCTCGATCGGCAATCGCGAGGCGATCGCCTTCGGCGAGGCGGTCGCGACGACGATGCGCATGCGCTTCCTGGAGCAGCGACCTGAGGAACTGCCGGCGATGGCAGGTCGTGTGCCGGTGCAGGCGGAGCACCGCGAGCCGCTGGTCGAGGAGCTCGTCGCCCGCATGCGCGGGCTTTGACGCCGTCGTCAGCCGGATGCGACGAGCGGGCCGCCCGGGAACTCGACATATTGCGGCAGGGCGTCGGTGATCTCGAACCACGGTGCCTTGGAACCGACGAAGATGTGCGCCGCCGGCCTGATGCTGGGTGCGTCGGTCAACGTGCCCAGGGTGACATGGACGAAAGCACCCTCGCGGACCACGGAATACAGCAGCGAGCCACAACGCCTGCAATGAACGTCATGGGTTTCGTCGCTGCCATAGCGCAGCAGGGCGTCGGTGCCCTGCGTGACGTCGAGCTCTCGCCTCACAATGCCGGCGAATGGTTTGAAGGCTGCTCCCGTGGTCCGGCGGCACTGCGAACAATGGCAGTTCATGGCGTAGTCGAAAGCGTCGGTGACGCTGTAGGATACCGCGCCGCAAAGGCACCGGCCGGACAGAGTGCGGGGGCGGGAGCGGGAGGAACTGGTCAAATCGAAGCCTCCGGCGAAGACACTCGGCTCGCCGTATTCAAGCAATGACCGAAGCGCTCGCGTGGCAGCAGCGAAATTCTTGCATCCATCCGCTTCACCCTGTATGAGCGCCGCTCAACCTTTCCATCGCATCGCGCACGATCAGAAGGAGCCGCGAATGGCTCGCGTCACCGTTGAGGACTGCATCGACAAGGTCGAGAACCGCTTCGAGCTGGTTCTCCTCGCGAGCCACCGCGCCCGCATGATCGCCTCGGGCTCCTCGATCCTCGTCCAGCGCGACAACGACAAGAACCCGGTCGTCGCCCTGCGCGAGATCGCCGACGAGAAGCTCACCCCCGAGGATCTCAAGGAAGACCTGATCCACTCGCTGCAGAAGCATGTCGAGGTCGACGAGCCGGAGGCCGACACCGTGCCGCTGCTGACCTCACAGTCGCATGTCGCCACCCCCGATTCGGAAGTCCAGTTCGATCGGATGAGCGAAGACGATCTGCTGCGCGGCCTCGATGGGCTCGTCCCGCCGACCGAGAGCGCCGACGACGAAGACTGAAGCCGTCGGAAAGCGTTGACGATATCTGCTAAAGCCCGGCCCTGCCGGGCTTTTTCATGCCTGTCACGCATGGATTGATCTTGCCGCGGCCTGCCGCGATCGTTGATATTGAGACGAATCCAATCGAGTTGAGCGGTGGAGTTGCGCCCGCATGGGCATGATGCGGCAATATGAGCTTGTCGACCGGGTCAAGCGCTACAACCCGAACACCGACGAGGAGCTGCTCAACCGCGCCTATGTCTACGCCATGCGTGCGCATGGCACGCAGAAGCGCGCCTCTGGCGACCCGTTCTTCGCCCACCCGCTCGAAGTCGCGGCGATCCTTACCGAGCTCAAGCTCGACGACGCCACCATCGTCGCCGCCGTCCTGCACGATACCGTCGAGGACACCGAGGCGACGCTGGAGGAGATCGAGACCCTGTTCGGGCCCGATATCCGCCGCCTCGTCGACGGTCTCACCAAGATCAAGAAGCTCGACCTCGTCTCGAAGAAGGCAGCGCAGGGCGAGAACTTCCGCAAGCTGCTGCTCGCCATCGTCGACGACATCCGCGTGCTCCTGGTCAAGCTCGCCGACCGGCTGCACAACATGCGCACGCTGCACTATGTGCCGCCGGAAAAGCGCCTGCGCGTCGCCGAGGAGACGATCGAGATCTATGCGCCACTCGCCGGCCGCATGGGCATGCAGGAATTGCGCGAGGAGTTGGAGGAGCTCGCCTTCCGCCATATCAAGCCGGAAGCGCACGCTACCATCACCAAGCGGCTGGAAGAGGTGACCCAGCGCGAGGGCAAGGTCATCGGTGAGATCGAGAGCGATCTCAAGACCAAGCTGGCCGAGCGCGGCATCGAGGCGCAGGTCTATGGCCGGCGCAAGCGCCCCTATTCGATCTGGAAGAAGATGGAACGCAAATCCGTCTCCTTCGAGCAGCTCTCGGATATCTTCGGCTTCCGCGTCATCATCGACAAGCCGGAAGACTGCTACCGCGTGCTCGGCATCGTCCACATGACCTGGCCGATGGTGCCGGGCCGCTACAAGGACTACATCTCGACCCCGAAGCAGAACGACTACCGCTCGCTGCACACCACCGTCGTCGGCCCTGGCCGCCAGCGCGTCGAGTTGCAGATCCGTACCGACGGGATGGACCGCGTCGCGGAGTTCGGCATCGCCGCCCATGCCCGCTACAAGGACGGACGAACGGCTGGTGTCGTCGCTGCCGCCGACGAGAGCCGCGCCTATCAATGGCTGCGCCGCACCGTCGACCTTCTGGCTGAGGGCGACAATCCCGAGGAGTTCCTCGAGCACACCAAGCTCGAGCTCTTCCACGACCAGGTCTTCTGCTTCACGCCCAAGGGGCGCCTGATCGCGCTGCCGCGTGGCGCGACGCCGATCGATTTCGCTTATGCTGTTCACACCGATGTCGGCAACACCGCCGTCGGCGCCAAGATCAACGGCCGGATCGCGCCACTTCTCACCGAGTTGCAGAACGGCGACGAGGTCGAGATCACCCGCGCCGAGGGCCAGGCGCCTCCGGCGGCCTGGGAATCGCTGGTGGTCACCGGCAAGGCCAGGGCCGCCATCCGCCGCGCCACGCGCGTCGCGGTGCGCCGGCAATATGCCGGGCTCGGCCGCCAGATCCTGGAACGCGCCTTCATGCGGGCCGAGCGGCCCTTCACCGACGAGAAGCTGAAGGCTGCACTGAAGCGGCTTGCGCGCACCGCGGTCGACGATGTGCTCGCCGCCGTCGGGCGCGGCGAGATGTTCTCCGGCGACGTGGTACGGGCGGTCTATCCCGATCTGGAGCCGGAGAAGCGCGCGACAGGTGAAGCCAAGGCGGCGCCGCCCGGCAAGGGCTGGTTCGAACTGCGCCAGGGCGAGAACCTCAAGTTCAAGCTGCCGAACGAGACGCCGGGCACCGACGCGATCCCGATCCGCGGCCTCGGCGGCGACCTGCCGGTCCGGTTTGCGCCGGGGGGCGGCGCCGTGCCGGGCGATCGCATCGTCGGCATTCTGACGCCGGGCGAGGCGGTGACGATCTATCCGATCCAGTCGCCCTCGCTCGCCGCCTTCGACAACGAGCCCGAGCGCTGGCTCGATGTGCGCTGGGACCTCGACGACAAGCGCCCGCAGCGCTTCCCGGCGCGCATCCAGCTCAACTCGATCAACGAGCCCGGCTCGCTTGCCCAGATCACCACCACTATCGCCGAGCATGACGGCAATATCGACGCGGTCTCGATGATCCGCCCGACGCCGGACTTCACCGACGTCACCATCGACCTGACGGTCTGGGACCTGAAACACCTCAGCGCGATCATCAGCGAACTGCGCGAGAAGCGGGTGATCAGCCGGGTCGAGAGGGTGGTGGCGTAAGCACTCCCGTCATGGTCGGGCTTGTCCCGACCATCCACGCCTTCCCTCGGGCAGCGCGGTGTTCAAGACGTGGATGCTCGCCACAAGGGCGAGCATGACGGTTTGGGACACGACCAACTCACCCCGCCCTGAACGCCGCTGCGAGCTCCCTGACGAAGGCGTTGGCACGCGGCGTCGCGACATTGCTGCGCAGCACGACCTCGAAGGTGTCGAGTGCCGGCAGTCCCCAGTCCGGACCAAGGTCGACTGCCCCGCGCGGTGCGATCCGGGCGGCCAGTGGCGAGACGCCGAGCCCGCCTTCGACAGCCGCCAGAACCGCCGCCATGCCGCCGCCGATGAAGGCTTCGCGCCAGGGCAGGCCGACGCTGTCGAGCGCCTCCATGGCGTGGCGGCGCAGGCGGCATTCCGGCATCAGGCTGACCAGCGGTACTGGGCCATCAGGCTTCGTCAGTGACGGCGCGCCGAACCAGCCGAAGGCGTCACGGCGCAGCACCTCGCCGTTGCGTCCGGAGCCCAGCCGGCGGATCACCGCGACATCGAGCTCGCCACGCTCGAACGCCGTGTCGAGCGCGGCGGATGGCTCGATGCGCAGGCCGATGACTAGCGAGGGGTCGTGTTTGGCGAGCCGCGCCAGCAGGGCAGGGGCGTCGGCTCCGACAGCTTGCTCGCTGATGCCGATGCTGATGCGCTCCTGTATCTGTCGGAACGAGGTCAGCGCCCGCTCATGCGCCGCCATCAAGTCGCGCGCCGCCGGCAGGAAGCGTTCGCCCTCGGCGGTCAGCCGGACGAGGCGCGGATGTCGCTGCAGCAGCAATTGGCCGAGCGCCTCCTCCAGCTTCTTGATGCGTGTCGAGACCAGCGATTGCGCAGTGCCGAGCGCCTCGGCGGCGCGGGTGAAGCTGCTGAACTCCGCAGCGCGCAGGAAGGCGGCAACGCCGTCGAGATCGAGTGTGTTGCTCATGATAAATCTGAATTCGAGATTATTGATATCATCAAAAATACGATTTTCAGATCGTAATTTCAAGCCTAGTTTCAAGGCGTCGGCGGCAAGGACCGCCCCCGCAATATGGAGCCTGTCATGCCCCTGATCCGGATTTCGATGCGCCGTGGGCGCCCGGCCTCGCACCCCGCCGCCATCGTCGACGGCGTCTATCGCGCCCTTCGCACGACCTTCGAGGTGCCGGAGAACGATCTTTTCGCCGTGGTGCACCAGCACGAGCCCGAGGAGTTCATCTTCGACAACAACTATTTCGGCTTCAATCGCAGCGACGCGCTGGTCATCATCCAGCTTACCGTCGCCAACACCCGTGGCGTCACCCAGAAGAAGGCGCTCTATGCCGCCATCGCCGAGAACCTGCAGAAGGAGCCGGGCCTGAAGCCCGACGACATCTTCATCAACCTCGTCGAGGTCAAGCGCGAGGACTGGTCGTTCGGCGGCGGCATCGCACAGTACGTGGCGTAGTCAAAGGGCGTCATGGTCGGGCTTGACCCGATCATCTCAGGCCGGAGGAGGCTCCTGTCAGCGCCTTCTCGTCATGAGATTCTCGGGTCTGCGCTTCGCTTCGCCCGAGAATGACGCGCGATTGACGGCGTTCGGCGCCGCGCTCTAACTCTCCCCGCATGGAGTGGAGCGACGAGGGCACGATCATCGGCGTCAGGCGTCACGGCGAGAGCGCCGTGATCCTGGAGGTGATGACGCGTGACCATGGCCGCCATCTCGGCCTCGTCCGCGGTGGCCGCTCCAGCAAGCAGCAGCCGGTGCTGCAGCCCGGCAATCTCGTCTCGCTGACCTGGCGGGCGCGGCTCGACGAGCATCTCGGCGAATACAAGGTCGAGCTCTTGACCTCGCACGCCGCTCGGCTGATGGCGCAGCCGGTCGCGCTCTACGGGCTCGCCAATGTCGCCGGCCTGCTGCGCCTGCTGCCGGAGCGCGATCCGCATCCCGGTCTCTATGAGGGCCTCTCGGTGCTGCTCGCCCATCTCGACGAGATCGCGATCGCGCCGGCGCTGATGGTGCGCTTCGAGCTCGCCATGCTCTCCGAGCTCGGCTACGGGCTCGCGCTCGAACGCTGCGCCGTCACCGGCCTGCGTGAGGATTTGAGCCATGTCTCGCCGAAATCCGGCAAGGCGGTCAGCCGCAAGGCGGCCGAGCCCTATCTCGACCGGCTTCTCAGCCTGCCGGCCTTCCTCAGCGAGGGACAGGGCGCGCGCCGGCCGGCACCAGCCGAGATCGCCGCGGGCTTTGCCCTGACCGGTTTTTTCCTGCGCCGGGACCTCTACGAGCCGCGTGGCTTGCAGGAGCCGCCGGAGCGGGTGCGCCTGCTGGAGCTGGCAGCGAGAATCCACTGATTTCCGCTGGTTTTCAGGCATCGGCGCTTTGCGTCGCTTGCATCGCGGCTGCATCGTTGCATCAAGTGATTCGGGCCCTTATTCCCTCGTGTTTGCGAGGTATGGACCGGTGTCGGCCCCTCTGCTGGGCTGCGTGTCGAACTAGGTTGGTAGAAGCATGGGCAAACCCGTCGAGCCGCCTCCGGAGGAGGAAGCCGAACGCGTCGATCTGAAGAGCGCGCTTGAGGAGCGCTATCTCGCCTATGCGCTCTCGACGATCATGCATCGCGCCCTGCCGGATGCGCGCGACGGCCTGAAGCCGGTCCATCGCCGCATTCTCTATGCGATGCGCCTGCTGCGGTTGAACCCCGACGTCGTCCACCGGAAATGCGCGAAGATCGTCGGCGACGTCATCGGTGGCTTTCACCCGCATGGCGATCAATCGGTCTACGATGCCCTGGTTCGCCTCGCCCAGGATTTCGCCCAGCGCTATCCGCTGATCGACGGGCAAGGCAATTTCGGCAATATCGATGGCGATAACGCCGCCGCCTACCGCTACACCGAAGCACGCATGACCGAGGTCGCGCGCCTCCTGCTCGACGGGATTGAGGAGGACGCGGTCGATTTCCGTCCGACCTACAATGCCGAGGACGAGGAGCCGATGGTGCTCCCGGCCGCCTTCCCGAACCTGCTCGCCAACGGCTCGCAGGGCATCGCGGTCGGCATGGCGACTTCGATCCCGCCGCACAACGCCGCCGAACTCTGCGACGCGGCGCTCTATCTGATCCAGCATCCGGACACGACGTCCGAGCAGTTGATGACTTTCGTGCCGGGGCCTGATTTTCCGACCGGCGGCATCATCGTCGAGACGCGCTCGTCGATGGTCGAGACCTACCGCACCGGCCGTGGCGGCTTCCGCACGCGGGCGCGCTGGCATGTCGAGGACCAGGGTAGAGGCACCTGGTTCGTCGTCGTCACCGAAATCCCCTACGGGGTCCAGAAGGGCCGGCTGATCGAGAAGATCGCCGAATTGCTCAACGACCGGAAACTGCCGCTGGTCGCGGACCTGCGCGACGAGTCGGCCGAGGATATCCGCGTCGTCATCGAGCCGCGCGCCCGCAATGTCGACGCCAACCTGATGATGGAATCGCTGTTCAGGCTCTCCGAGCTGGAATCGCGCATTCCGATGAACATGAACGTGCTGACCGGCGGCGTGGTGCCGCGCGTGCTCAGCCTGGCTGAAGCGCTGCGGGCCTGGCTCGACCATCGCCGGGAGGTCTTGCAGCGGCGCTCGCGCTTCCGCCTCGGCCAGATCGAGAAGCGCCTCGAAATCCTCGCCGGCCTTCTGATCGTCTATCTCGACCTCGACCGGGTGATCAAAATCATCCGCGAGGAGGACGAGCCCAAGATCGAGCTGATGAAGGTCTTCGCGCTCAACGAGGTCCAGGCGAATGCCATCCTCGACACCCGCCTGCGCGCCTTGCGCAAGCTGGAGGAGATGCAGCTCAAGACCGAGTTCGACGAGCTGACCCAGGAGAAGGGCCAGATCGAGGGTCTGCTCGCCTCCGAAGCCCAGCAGTGGAAGACCATCTCCTGGGACATCCGCGAGGTAAAGAAGCTGTTCGGCCCGGAGACGGCGATCGGCAAGCGCCGCACCACCTTCGCCGACATGCCAGATACGACCGATATCGACCTGACGCAGGCCATGGTCGAGCGCGAGCCGGTGACGGTGGTGATCTCGAAGAAGGGCTGGATCCGGGCGCTGAAGGGCCATGTCCAGGACCTCTCGACCCTGTCCTTCAAGGGGGACGACGGTCTGCGCACCGCCTTCTTCAGCGAGACGACGTCCAAGATCCTGGTGATGGCGACCAACGGCAAGGTCTTCACGCTGGAGGCCTCGAAGCTGCCCGGTGGGCGCGGCTTCGGCGATCCGATCCGGCTGATGATCGAGCTGGAGGAGAGCGCCGAGATCGTGGCCGCCTTCCCTTACAGGGCGGGCCTGAAGCTTCTGGTCGCCAGCACGGAAGGGCGCGGCTTCGTCGTGCCGACCGACGATGTCGTCGCCAACACCCGCAAGGGCAAGCAGGTGCTGAACATCGAGGCACCGGTCGAGGCGATGCTCGTCGTGCCGGCCGAGGGCGACCATGTCGCGATCATCGGCCAGAATCGCAAGCTGCTCTGCTTCCCGCTCTCCGAGGTTGCGGAGATGGGCCGCGGCAAGGGCGTCAAGCTGCAGCGCTACAAGGATGGCGGCCTGTCGGACGCCAAGGTCTTCAAGCTGGAGGACGGGCTGACCTGGCTCGATTCCTCGAGCCGGACCTGGACGGTGGCGCAGGCTGAATTGCTCGAATGGCTCGGTCACCGCGCCGAGGCAGGCCGCCTGCCGCCCAAGGGCTTCCCGAAGAACAACAAGTTCGGGGGATAAGCGGGACAGCAGGTGCCCGGCACGCCGTTATCTGACGGTGCGCTGCGGCGCTGGCCAGCCGACGGAACGGCCGAGATCGGTGGTGTGGCAGGCAGACAGGGCGAACGCCAGCAGTGCGGCGGTGATTAGGCGCGACATGAATTGCTCCGAATGGATCGTGCGGGGATAGTGCGAGCCAGGCCGGCTCAGTCTTGCCCGAGAAGCGCTGACTTGGCCGCTGCCTCGATTCCGCTCCGATGAGCGCTGGCGACCAGTAGGCAGAGCGCAAGCAGGATCACGGCCGGCAACGAC
This genomic interval from Bosea sp. 29B contains the following:
- the aqpZ gene encoding aquaporin Z, with amino-acid sequence MSTRNYVAEVIGTFWLTFAGCGSAVIAAGFPQVGIGLLGVSLAFGLTVVTMAYSIGHISGCHLNPAVTIGLAAGGRFPAGQVVPYIVAQVIGAILAATVLYFIAVGAPGFDLAKGFASNGYGEHSPGKYGLASAFLTEVVMTMMFLFIIMGATHGKAPAGFAPLAIGLGLALIHLVSIPVTNTSVNPARSTGPALFVGGWALQQLWLFWLAPIIGGVIGGVLYRWLSGESQDQVTG
- the acpS gene encoding holo-ACP synthase, with the protein product MILGIGSDLCDIRRIENSLARFGERFTQRIFTPGEQAKSDRRATRAASYARRFAAKEACSKALGTGIRSGVFWRDMEVVNLPSGRPTMRLTGGAAARLAQMVPPGHEAVVHVSLTDDPPLAQAFVVIEARPIQA
- a CDS encoding pyridoxine 5'-phosphate synthase gives rise to the protein MTENRLRLGVNIDHVATVRNARGGALPDPVRAALLAVAAGADGITAHLREDRRHIRDADMARLATELSKPLNFELAATAEMIGLAERFKPHAACLVPEKREERTTEGGLDVVGQAQALAAPIARLKAAGCRVSLFIEADEAPIAMAAKLGAPVVELHTGTWCHAVADGHADKAEAEFQRLASGAAFAASLGLEVHAGHGLDYDTARKLAGVRAFVEFNIGHFLIGEAIFVGLETAIAVMRRAMDEGRAAS
- a CDS encoding ATP-binding protein; this encodes MQLPANHRQFESEVTPDRRDANQPSDRALGRVIACSGSRATIAASASGATPGTLDGCAIGRLLSINLGTSRIVGLVYEMRALEAAWNEAGSNSIAVEVELLGEVVDGENGTARFDSGITTYPPIGAPAHRIRSRDLERIHDLGQRKGVVLGSLTQDADVAASVDIERLLSRHFAVLGTTGVGKSSAVALILRKAVAAKPNLRVLILDPHNEYAHAFPENSARIDASTLDLPFWLFRFEEFADIVFRGRPPLEDEAEILREVIAVARSRYRTVSPQDMARDLGSSVLKRPLELGAARRPAEASGAAELAAPYRLADLFAAIDELIGLHELRYPRPTLRALRVRLETLHGDPRYGFLFAHANSMETIAPVISQVFRVPHRGRPITVFQLAGLPSEVVNAVASSLARLAFDLAMASRGSYEILLLCEEAHRYVPQDQALGFAPTRQAIARIAKEGRKYGAYLGLVTQRPGELDPTILSQCSTVFAMRLGNDRDQEIIRAAIADASASTIAFLSSIGNREAIAFGEAVATTMRMRFLEQRPEELPAMAGRVPVQAEHREPLVEELVARMRGL
- a CDS encoding GFA family protein, whose product is MTSSSRSRPRTLSGRCLCGAVSYSVTDAFDYAMNCHCSQCRRTTGAAFKPFAGIVRRELDVTQGTDALLRYGSDETHDVHCRRCGSLLYSVVREGAFVHVTLGTLTDAPSIRPAAHIFVGSKAPWFEITDALPQYVEFPGGPLVASG
- the rpoZ gene encoding DNA-directed RNA polymerase subunit omega: MARVTVEDCIDKVENRFELVLLASHRARMIASGSSILVQRDNDKNPVVALREIADEKLTPEDLKEDLIHSLQKHVEVDEPEADTVPLLTSQSHVATPDSEVQFDRMSEDDLLRGLDGLVPPTESADDED
- a CDS encoding bifunctional (p)ppGpp synthetase/guanosine-3',5'-bis(diphosphate) 3'-pyrophosphohydrolase codes for the protein MMRQYELVDRVKRYNPNTDEELLNRAYVYAMRAHGTQKRASGDPFFAHPLEVAAILTELKLDDATIVAAVLHDTVEDTEATLEEIETLFGPDIRRLVDGLTKIKKLDLVSKKAAQGENFRKLLLAIVDDIRVLLVKLADRLHNMRTLHYVPPEKRLRVAEETIEIYAPLAGRMGMQELREELEELAFRHIKPEAHATITKRLEEVTQREGKVIGEIESDLKTKLAERGIEAQVYGRRKRPYSIWKKMERKSVSFEQLSDIFGFRVIIDKPEDCYRVLGIVHMTWPMVPGRYKDYISTPKQNDYRSLHTTVVGPGRQRVELQIRTDGMDRVAEFGIAAHARYKDGRTAGVVAAADESRAYQWLRRTVDLLAEGDNPEEFLEHTKLELFHDQVFCFTPKGRLIALPRGATPIDFAYAVHTDVGNTAVGAKINGRIAPLLTELQNGDEVEITRAEGQAPPAAWESLVVTGKARAAIRRATRVAVRRQYAGLGRQILERAFMRAERPFTDEKLKAALKRLARTAVDDVLAAVGRGEMFSGDVVRAVYPDLEPEKRATGEAKAAPPGKGWFELRQGENLKFKLPNETPGTDAIPIRGLGGDLPVRFAPGGGAVPGDRIVGILTPGEAVTIYPIQSPSLAAFDNEPERWLDVRWDLDDKRPQRFPARIQLNSINEPGSLAQITTTIAEHDGNIDAVSMIRPTPDFTDVTIDLTVWDLKHLSAIISELREKRVISRVERVVA
- a CDS encoding LysR family transcriptional regulator, translated to MSNTLDLDGVAAFLRAAEFSSFTRAAEALGTAQSLVSTRIKKLEEALGQLLLQRHPRLVRLTAEGERFLPAARDLMAAHERALTSFRQIQERISIGISEQAVGADAPALLARLAKHDPSLVIGLRIEPSAALDTAFERGELDVAVIRRLGSGRNGEVLRRDAFGWFGAPSLTKPDGPVPLVSLMPECRLRRHAMEALDSVGLPWREAFIGGGMAAVLAAVEGGLGVSPLAARIAPRGAVDLGPDWGLPALDTFEVVLRSNVATPRANAFVRELAAAFRAG
- a CDS encoding tautomerase family protein is translated as MPLIRISMRRGRPASHPAAIVDGVYRALRTTFEVPENDLFAVVHQHEPEEFIFDNNYFGFNRSDALVIIQLTVANTRGVTQKKALYAAIAENLQKEPGLKPDDIFINLVEVKREDWSFGGGIAQYVA
- the recO gene encoding DNA repair protein RecO, which codes for MEWSDEGTIIGVRRHGESAVILEVMTRDHGRHLGLVRGGRSSKQQPVLQPGNLVSLTWRARLDEHLGEYKVELLTSHAARLMAQPVALYGLANVAGLLRLLPERDPHPGLYEGLSVLLAHLDEIAIAPALMVRFELAMLSELGYGLALERCAVTGLREDLSHVSPKSGKAVSRKAAEPYLDRLLSLPAFLSEGQGARRPAPAEIAAGFALTGFFLRRDLYEPRGLQEPPERVRLLELAARIH